In a single window of the Methanofollis ethanolicus genome:
- a CDS encoding formate/nitrite transporter family protein: MVFHPPVAIVAKAGDAGKYKVSLPAWNMILRGFMSGAYIAMGAGLATVCATGVAPFLGAGIAKLVLGAVFPVGLIITVMTGAELFTGDAMFAPMAAFIHKVSWASVLNLWLWVYIGNLIGSLVYAYIMAYGPLTSWSAAGVGTATAFGVNAVGIAAGKTSYLGAAALWSCFLKAIGCNWLVNLAILLGICADDAIGKIVGIWFPIMAFVSTGFEHCVANMYFIPAGILTMPYLSAEQAAGIAGLSNLGWVTMWTNNIIIVTLGNIVGGLLFVGVIYWVAFRKEIAALK, encoded by the coding sequence ATGGTGTTCCATCCTCCAGTAGCAATCGTCGCAAAGGCTGGCGATGCAGGGAAGTACAAGGTTTCCCTGCCCGCATGGAACATGATCCTGAGAGGGTTCATGTCCGGTGCGTACATCGCCATGGGTGCCGGACTGGCAACGGTCTGTGCCACCGGCGTCGCACCGTTCCTCGGTGCGGGTATAGCCAAGCTTGTCCTGGGCGCCGTCTTCCCCGTCGGCCTCATCATCACCGTCATGACCGGTGCAGAACTCTTCACCGGTGACGCGATGTTCGCCCCGATGGCGGCATTCATCCACAAGGTCTCCTGGGCAAGCGTGCTCAATCTCTGGCTCTGGGTCTACATCGGCAACCTCATCGGTTCCCTTGTCTACGCCTACATCATGGCCTACGGCCCCCTGACCTCCTGGTCAGCCGCTGGTGTCGGCACAGCAACCGCCTTCGGCGTCAATGCAGTCGGTATCGCCGCAGGCAAGACCTCTTATCTTGGCGCAGCAGCCCTCTGGTCCTGCTTCCTCAAGGCCATCGGTTGTAACTGGCTCGTCAACCTCGCCATCCTCCTCGGCATCTGCGCCGACGACGCGATCGGCAAGATTGTCGGCATCTGGTTCCCGATCATGGCCTTCGTTTCCACCGGCTTCGAGCACTGTGTCGCGAACATGTACTTCATCCCCGCAGGCATCCTGACAATGCCGTACCTCTCCGCTGAACAGGCGGCAGGTATCGCTGGCCTCAGCAACCTCGGCTGGGTGACCATGTGGACGAACAACATCATCATCGTCACCCTCGGCAACATCGTCGGTGGCCTGCTCTTCGTCGGTGTTATCTACTGGGTCGCCTTCCGCAAGGAAATCGCCGCACTCAAGTAA
- a CDS encoding nucleotide-binding protein has protein sequence MEIKNVNVRISAVSLAVFAFFTILVVFAVTLTGDLSILIWGIPTLVLLIIIPGMLNYMSQSQYAGLVPVYEKEAKDVRARAITIAMIGKPVRLRGTVKTVKFRYLNRPHYIVEDTSGEMTVKMFTTPQEDVEVGDRVEILGLVIKRYVVSGDAVVNCVSIRRIKKEEQ, from the coding sequence ATGGAAATAAAGAATGTCAATGTGCGAATATCGGCCGTTTCCCTGGCCGTATTCGCATTTTTTACCATTCTGGTCGTTTTTGCAGTCACTCTTACAGGAGACCTCTCGATCCTCATCTGGGGAATTCCGACTCTCGTCCTCCTCATCATCATCCCGGGCATGCTCAACTACATGAGCCAGAGCCAGTACGCAGGCCTGGTCCCGGTCTATGAGAAGGAAGCAAAGGACGTCAGGGCCAGGGCAATCACCATTGCCATGATCGGAAAGCCCGTCAGGCTTCGCGGCACCGTCAAAACGGTGAAGTTCCGCTACCTCAACAGGCCCCACTACATCGTCGAGGACACCAGCGGCGAGATGACGGTGAAGATGTTCACCACGCCGCAGGAAGACGTGGAGGTCGGGGACAGGGTCGAGATCCTGGGCCTTGTGATCAAGCGCTACGTGGTATCGGGCGACGCCGTGGTCAACTGCGTTTCGATCAGGCGGATCAAAAAAGAAGAACAGTAA